A region from the Algoriphagus machipongonensis genome encodes:
- a CDS encoding PA-phosphatase has translation MLYLVPEATSVPEVFKGNILLLVVLSTLAIPMVTIFGLRLSGTLKSIHMEDIKDRVIPFIITTFYFLLTTYFLRDKSEIDPVLWQSLGLISLTILGLTLVTFWWKMSAHMTGFGGLVATVVVLGMKFPTFTPLYPLLLAIFLSGIVGSSRLYLNAHKPIETYVGFVYGFVMCFVGFQFIYT, from the coding sequence TTGCTGTATTTAGTTCCAGAAGCTACCAGTGTTCCAGAGGTGTTTAAGGGTAATATTCTGCTTTTGGTAGTACTTTCTACTTTAGCTATACCCATGGTAACTATTTTTGGGTTAAGGCTTAGCGGAACTTTGAAAAGTATCCATATGGAGGATATCAAAGATCGGGTGATCCCTTTTATTATAACCACCTTTTATTTTCTGTTGACCACCTATTTTTTGAGAGATAAGTCAGAGATAGATCCCGTGCTTTGGCAATCTTTAGGGCTTATTTCCTTGACTATATTAGGTTTGACCTTAGTCACCTTTTGGTGGAAGATGTCAGCTCATATGACAGGGTTTGGGGGGCTAGTTGCTACAGTTGTAGTGTTGGGTATGAAGTTTCCTACATTTACGCCATTATACCCTTTATTACTGGCGATCTTTCTTTCAGGTATTGTCGGGAGCTCTAGACTTTATTTAAACGCTCACAAGCCTATTGAGACTTATGTTGGCTTTGTTTATGGCTTTGTAATGTGTTTTGTAGGCTTTCAGTTTATCTACACTTAA
- the rpoN gene encoding RNA polymerase factor sigma-54: MQKLNLSHSLSQKLSPQQIQFIKLLQVPTAELDARIEEELEINPALEEGKDEEPKEEFEDNYEEEAVPEERDVNIDDYLDDEYGGYKMQGDGNYNSDEEDREMPLSSNSSLHEQLISQLNFLKLDDRQRTIGQQLIGSIENDGYIRRDLEAIINDLAFSQNIETDIDELEEILRKIQAFDPAGIASRNLQECLTLQLERKEHPEDPTVIHALKIIHDCFDEFTKKHYSKIQKRCDLSEEETKDAVHLITKLNPKPGGVSDGLVRTQYIIPDFILTNNGGKMEISLNSRNAPELRISRSYSEMFDAYDKSDKKDKKLKETVTFVKQKLDAAKWFIDAIKQRQNTLLRTMEAILMYQKEFFVDGDETNLRPMILKDIAERIDMDISTVSRVANSKAIQTEFGVYPLKYFFSEGIATDSGEDVSNREVKSVLQAMVDAEDKKKPLSDDKLVKMLNQKGYNIARRTVAKYREQLQIPVARLRKEL, translated from the coding sequence ATGCAAAAGCTAAATCTTAGCCATTCACTTTCTCAAAAACTATCTCCTCAGCAGATACAATTTATCAAATTGTTGCAGGTTCCAACGGCTGAATTAGATGCCCGGATCGAAGAGGAATTAGAAATTAATCCTGCCTTAGAAGAAGGAAAGGATGAAGAACCCAAAGAGGAATTCGAGGATAATTATGAAGAAGAAGCAGTTCCGGAAGAGCGAGATGTGAATATTGATGATTATCTGGATGATGAGTATGGAGGATATAAAATGCAGGGTGATGGGAATTATAACTCAGATGAAGAAGATCGGGAAATGCCATTATCTAGTAACTCCTCGCTTCATGAACAATTAATTTCCCAGCTCAACTTCCTTAAACTGGATGATAGACAAAGGACTATTGGTCAGCAACTGATTGGTAGTATTGAAAATGATGGGTATATCCGTCGTGACCTCGAAGCAATTATTAATGACCTTGCTTTTAGCCAAAATATAGAGACTGATATTGATGAACTAGAGGAGATCTTAAGGAAAATTCAAGCCTTTGACCCAGCGGGCATTGCCTCAAGGAACCTTCAGGAATGTTTGACATTACAGTTGGAAAGAAAAGAACATCCAGAGGATCCTACGGTTATTCATGCGCTTAAGATTATTCACGATTGTTTTGATGAGTTTACTAAAAAGCACTACTCCAAGATTCAGAAAAGGTGTGACCTGAGTGAAGAGGAAACAAAAGATGCTGTACATCTAATCACAAAACTCAATCCTAAGCCAGGAGGGGTTTCGGATGGATTGGTAAGAACTCAATATATTATCCCTGATTTTATTTTGACCAACAACGGAGGTAAAATGGAAATCAGTTTGAATTCCAGAAATGCACCAGAGTTGAGGATTTCAAGATCATATTCTGAGATGTTTGATGCCTATGATAAGAGTGATAAGAAAGATAAGAAGCTGAAAGAAACAGTAACTTTTGTCAAGCAAAAGCTAGATGCTGCCAAGTGGTTTATCGATGCGATCAAGCAAAGACAAAATACTTTGTTGCGTACAATGGAAGCCATATTAATGTATCAAAAAGAATTCTTTGTGGATGGCGATGAGACCAATTTACGTCCAATGATTCTTAAAGATATTGCAGAAAGGATCGACATGGATATCTCTACCGTTTCTAGAGTTGCGAATAGTAAGGCCATTCAAACAGAGTTTGGAGTGTACCCTTTGAAATATTTTTTCTCGGAAGGTATTGCAACAGATAGTGGTGAAGACGTAAGTAATAGAGAAGTGAAGTCAGTGCTTCAGGCGATGGTTGATGCAGAAGATAAGAAAAAGCCATTGTCAGATGATAAGCTTGTGAAAATGCTTAATCAAAAAGGATACAATATTGCCAGAAGAACAGTTGCTAAATACAGAGAGCAACTTCAGATTCCTGTTGCACGATTAAGAAAGGAACTTTAG
- the asnS gene encoding asparagine--tRNA ligase: MAFNKRVKIKTILDESPVGKEVTLMGWVRTKRSNKNVSFIALNDGSTITNYQIVADPTIISEDILKKCATGACLKVTGTVVESQGAGQASELNAISIQVLGEADPEKYPLQPKRHSLEFLREIAHLRMRTNTFSAVFRVRHALAFAVNKYFNDKGFFYIHTPIITASDAEGAGETFKVTTLDLKNPPLTKDGDIDYREDFFEREANLTVSGQLEGELAAMALSEIYTFGPTFRAENSNTARHLAEFWMIEPEMAFYDAEDNQDLAEDFLKYIIQYALDNCGSDLEFLDKRLAEEEKGKPQDQRSEMGLVEKLKFVAENEFVRLTYTEAIDILRNSKPNKKKKFAYLIDEWGADLQSEHERYLVEKHFKKPVILTDYPKEIKSFYMRQNDDGKTVAAMDILFPGIGEIVGGSQREERLDVLTQRMEEMNIPQDEMWWYLDTRRFGATPHAGFGLGFERMVLFVTGMSNIRDVIAFPRTPGNAEF, from the coding sequence ATGGCATTTAACAAACGGGTCAAAATCAAGACCATCCTGGATGAAAGTCCTGTTGGAAAAGAAGTGACACTCATGGGCTGGGTTCGTACGAAGAGAAGTAACAAAAATGTTTCTTTTATCGCCTTAAACGATGGATCCACGATTACCAATTACCAAATTGTCGCAGATCCAACTATTATTTCAGAGGATATTCTGAAAAAATGTGCAACAGGAGCTTGTCTAAAAGTGACAGGAACTGTGGTGGAATCACAAGGTGCAGGACAAGCTTCAGAGCTAAACGCCATCAGCATCCAAGTTTTGGGAGAAGCAGATCCTGAGAAATATCCACTTCAGCCTAAAAGGCATTCTTTAGAGTTTCTAAGAGAAATTGCTCACCTAAGAATGCGTACAAATACTTTCAGCGCGGTTTTTAGAGTAAGACATGCATTAGCCTTCGCAGTTAATAAATATTTTAATGATAAGGGCTTCTTCTACATCCATACGCCTATCATTACCGCTTCTGATGCAGAAGGTGCAGGAGAAACATTTAAAGTAACGACGCTAGATTTAAAAAACCCTCCTCTTACCAAAGATGGAGACATCGACTACCGTGAAGATTTCTTTGAAAGAGAAGCGAACCTTACGGTCTCAGGACAGCTTGAGGGTGAATTGGCTGCAATGGCTTTATCAGAAATCTATACGTTCGGACCTACCTTCCGTGCAGAGAATTCCAATACAGCGAGACACCTTGCTGAGTTTTGGATGATTGAGCCTGAAATGGCTTTCTATGATGCCGAGGACAACCAAGATCTTGCTGAAGATTTCTTGAAGTACATCATTCAATATGCATTGGATAATTGCGGAAGTGATCTTGAATTCTTGGACAAAAGACTTGCTGAAGAAGAAAAAGGCAAGCCTCAGGATCAGAGAAGTGAAATGGGCTTGGTAGAAAAATTAAAGTTTGTCGCAGAAAATGAGTTTGTGAGATTGACCTATACAGAGGCCATCGACATTCTTCGTAACTCTAAACCAAACAAAAAGAAGAAGTTTGCTTACCTAATCGATGAATGGGGTGCTGATTTACAATCTGAGCACGAGCGGTATTTGGTAGAGAAACATTTCAAAAAGCCAGTTATTCTTACTGATTACCCAAAAGAGATCAAGTCATTCTATATGCGTCAGAATGATGACGGCAAAACTGTCGCAGCCATGGATATTCTTTTCCCTGGAATTGGAGAAATCGTGGGTGGCTCTCAACGAGAAGAAAGACTGGATGTCCTAACTCAACGTATGGAAGAGATGAATATCCCACAAGATGAAATGTGGTGGTATTTAGACACCAGAAGATTTGGCGCTACTCCTCATGCAGGCTTTGGGCTAGGTTTTGAGCGAATGGTCTTATTCGTTACGGGTATGAGTAACATTCGAGATGTCATTGCATTCCCAAGAACCCCAGGTAATGCTGAGTTTTAA